One genomic window of Lepeophtheirus salmonis chromosome 5, UVic_Lsal_1.4, whole genome shotgun sequence includes the following:
- the Mlp84B gene encoding muscle LIM protein Mlp84B yields the protein MPFKAPESPKCPKCGRSVYAAEEKVAGGLKWHKACFKCETCNKLLDSTTCAEHDKKLYCKTCHGRHYGPKGYGFGAGAGTLMMNSSGGPVQEEPQMAFNNGASLSQAPEGEGCPRCGAYVYHADQVFSKGRAWHKFCFKCSACSRVLDSLTACDGPDKNIYCKVCYRKSYGIQGYGFGQGGPALLTGDMAENGNNPKKSQGVDTTSIPAKSGEGCPRCEGKVFHAEQMFSKGKIYHKKCFSCKSCKRPLDSILCCDAPDGEIYCKGCYGKTYGAKGYGYGGGAGVLQCADVDSRSNDRPNLCTNTAIITGTGKDACPRCGGQVFHAEKMLSKRNTFHKSCFSCFECRRPLDSTCCCDAPEGEIFCKQCYGKNFGPKGYGYGGTGSVPALMAPSTVGDFNGERIQTDFHPQGQMTKGTDGDGCPRCGHSVYEAEKILGAQKCWHKRCFTCAVCNRHLDSFTVNDGPDGNIYCHSDYSAKFGVRGYGFGGGAGALQTEGSNMSQIVSECAFMLP from the exons ATGCCTTTCAAAGCTCCAGAGTCTCCCAAGTGCCCCAAATGTGGACGATCCGTATATGCTGCTGAAGAAAAAGTAGCTGGAGGTCTTAAATGGCACAAGGCTTGTTTCAAATGTG AAACATGTAACAAATTATTGGACTCAACAACATGCGCTGAGCATGATAAGAAACTTTATTGCAAGACATGCCATGGACGACACTATGGTCCTAAAGGTTATGGTTTTGGAGCTGGAGCAGGAACACTAATGATGAATTCATCTGGTGGACCCGTTCA AGAAGAACCACAGATGGCCTTCAATAATGGAGCTTCTCTAAGTCAAGCTCCAGAAGGGGAGGGATGCCCTCGTTGTGGTGCTTATGTATACCACGCAGATCAAGTTTTCTCTAAGGGACGCGCCTGGCACAAATTCTGCTTTAAATGCTCTGCATGTAGCCGAGTGTTGGATTCTCTCACTGCCTGTGATGGCCCAGACAAGAATATATACTGCAAGGTATGCTACAGAAAAAGCTATGGTATTCAGGGCTATGGGTTTGGACAAGGAGGACCAGCTTTGCTGACTGGGGACATGGCTGAGAA TGGCAACAATCCGAAGAAGTCACAGGGAGTAGATACAACTTCCATTCCTGCAAAGAGTGGGGAAGGATGTCCCAGATGTGAAGGAAAAGTTTTTCATGCTGAGCAAATGTTTTCTAAGGGAAAGATTTATCACAAG aaatgTTTTTCATGTAAAAGCTGTAAACGCCCATTGGATTCGATTCTCTGCTGTGATGCTCCAGATGGAGAAATCTACTGTAAAGGATGCTACGGCAAAACCTATGGTGCTAAAGGATACGGATATGGGGGTGGAGCCGGTGTTTTGCAATGCGCCGATGT cgATAGTCGAAGCAATGATCGACCCAATCTTTGTACAAACACTGCAATTATTACTGGCACTGGGAAAGATGCCTGTCCCAGGTGTGGAGGACAAGTGTTTCATGCTGAAAAAATGCTTTCAAAAAGAAAC ACTTTTCATAAAAGCTGTTTTTCGTGCTTTGAATGTCGTCGTCCTCTTGACTCGACTTGTTGCTGCGATGCTCCTGAAGGTGAAATATTTTGCAAGCAATGTTATGGAAAGAACTTTGGACCCAAAGGCTACGGCTACGGAGGTACAGGATCAGTTCCCGCTCTCATGGCCCCTTCAACCGTAGGAGACTTTAATGGAGAGAGAATACA AACCGACTTTCACCCTCAAGGACAAATGACAAAAGGGACTGATGGAGATGGTTGCCCTCGTTGTGGACATTCTGTCTATGAAGCAGAAAAGATTCTTGGTGCCCAAAAGTGTTGGCATAAACGCTGCTTCACCTGTGCAGTTTGCAATCGGCATTTAGACTCCTTCACAGTCAATGATGGCCCTGATGGAAACATTTACTGTCATTCGGATTACTCTGCTAAATTTGGTGTTCGAGGATATGGATTTGGAGGAGGAGCTGGAGCTCTTCAAACC GAGGGATCAAACATGTCTCAAATCGTAAGTGAATGCGCTTTCATGCTCCCttga